From Chryseobacterium tructae, one genomic window encodes:
- a CDS encoding non-ribosomal peptide synthetase: MNRTDLTDERFILNPFQTTEQQNKNERLYKTGDLVRWLSDGNIEYIGRNDFQVKIRGYRIELEEIENRLLQHPEVRQVAVLAKENTAGMKYLAGYYVADSAVDSRLLSEFLSETLPEYMVPAAFIHLTELPISINGKLDRKRLPEPGFTGMDAYTAPENELQQKLAEIYAEVVGLEASRISIHDDFFRLGGTVLWRSSLSVRLSRD; encoded by the coding sequence TTGAACAGGACTGATCTTACTGATGAACGTTTTATTTTGAATCCTTTTCAGACAACAGAACAACAGAATAAAAACGAAAGATTATATAAAACAGGAGACCTTGTTCGCTGGCTTTCAGATGGAAATATAGAATATATAGGCAGAAACGACTTCCAGGTAAAGATCCGAGGATATCGTATTGAGCTGGAAGAAATAGAAAACAGGTTACTCCAACATCCTGAAGTCCGTCAGGTAGCAGTTCTTGCCAAAGAAAATACTGCAGGAATGAAATATCTTGCAGGATATTATGTGGCTGACTCGGCAGTTGATTCACGCCTGCTTTCAGAGTTTTTATCCGAAACTTTGCCTGAATACATGGTACCTGCGGCATTTATACACCTTACTGAACTTCCCATTTCGATTAATGGTAAGCTTGATCGAAAAAGGCTTCCTGAGCCTGGATTTACAGGAATGGATGCATATACGGCACCGGAAAATGAGCTTCAACAGAAGCTTGCAGAGATCTATGCGGAAGTAGTAGGGCTAGAGGCCAGTCGTATCAGTATCCATGATGATTTCTTCAGATTAGGGGGAACAGTATTATGGCGATCAAGCTTATCAGTAAGATTAAGCAGAGACTAG
- a CDS encoding condensation domain-containing protein: MSVFSPEEQRLSFAQERLWFIEAYEGGSSAYNIPMVLTLSPDVQLEKLQQSLEIVIMRHEVLRSVIKMTNEGRGYQVATDSMPEFKLVEIETEEELKAAINSAANKVFHLEGDLPLDITLFRLKEKYYLSLVVHHIAFDGWSVDILLKEMQVVYEALSKEETYKLSDLAIQYKDFALWQRNYLQGEVLNKQINYWKEILVGFESLNLPLDFKRPAHISYEGAAIYFDLSPDVALGLRKISRDLGVSLYSVMLGGYYLMLSAYSGQEDIMVGSPISNRHHAGLEDIIGFFVNTLALRGNVDSNQNLKNYILEIAKSIAEAQSHQDLPFEKLVEELEVEQDMSRHPIFQVMFGVQSFGKDIGKDAVFSLFDGEIDYQAAKFDLTTMIDDGDEKIKGMFNYAVSLFSKDTIVRMKDTYILLLEQIASMGAENAENIKIKDFHFFTDTDHQKVIEDWNSTNSEYPSDKTIQQLFEDQVIRTPNHIALVYQEIKLSYKEVNERSNRLANYLIGRYNIQPDEIIPLCLERSEIC; this comes from the coding sequence GTGAGCGTTTTTTCACCTGAAGAACAGCGTTTGTCTTTTGCACAGGAAAGACTTTGGTTTATTGAAGCGTATGAAGGAGGAAGTAGCGCTTACAATATTCCAATGGTACTTACTTTGAGTCCGGATGTACAGTTGGAAAAGCTTCAACAATCTCTGGAAATAGTTATTATGCGTCATGAAGTCCTTCGTTCTGTGATTAAAATGACAAACGAAGGAAGAGGGTATCAAGTCGCTACAGACTCTATGCCTGAATTTAAACTGGTAGAAATAGAGACTGAAGAAGAATTAAAGGCGGCTATTAATTCTGCAGCAAATAAAGTATTTCACCTAGAAGGAGACCTCCCATTGGATATAACGTTGTTCAGGCTGAAGGAGAAATATTATTTATCTCTAGTTGTGCATCATATCGCATTTGATGGTTGGTCGGTAGATATTTTACTGAAGGAAATGCAGGTTGTATATGAAGCATTATCTAAGGAGGAGACCTATAAACTTTCTGATCTTGCTATTCAATATAAAGATTTTGCTCTTTGGCAGCGAAATTATCTGCAGGGAGAAGTCTTGAATAAACAAATTAATTATTGGAAGGAGATATTAGTGGGGTTTGAGTCTCTTAATTTACCTCTTGATTTCAAGCGTCCGGCACATATCTCTTATGAAGGAGCTGCCATCTATTTTGATCTTTCTCCAGACGTAGCGTTGGGATTGAGAAAGATTTCGAGAGATCTCGGAGTAAGTTTATACAGTGTAATGTTAGGTGGATATTACCTGATGCTTTCTGCTTATTCAGGACAGGAAGATATTATGGTGGGAAGCCCAATTTCCAATCGTCATCATGCAGGTCTTGAAGATATCATTGGATTCTTTGTCAATACCCTAGCGTTAAGAGGGAACGTTGATTCCAATCAAAATTTAAAAAACTATATTCTTGAAATTGCTAAATCTATAGCAGAAGCTCAGTCCCATCAGGATCTTCCATTTGAAAAATTAGTTGAAGAGCTTGAAGTAGAGCAAGATATGTCACGTCATCCTATATTCCAGGTAATGTTCGGAGTTCAGAGTTTTGGAAAAGACATTGGAAAAGATGCTGTATTCTCTCTTTTTGACGGTGAAATAGATTATCAGGCTGCAAAATTTGATTTGACAACGATGATTGATGATGGTGATGAGAAAATAAAAGGCATGTTTAATTATGCCGTTTCTCTTTTCAGTAAGGATACGATCGTAAGGATGAAAGATACTTACATTCTGCTTCTAGAGCAGATTGCATCAATGGGTGCTGAAAATGCCGAGAATATCAAGATTAAAGATTTTCACTTCTTTACTGACACGGATCATCAAAAAGTGATAGAAGACTGGAATAGTACAAATTCTGAATACCCATCCGATAAAACGATCCAGCAACTTTTTGAAGACCAGGTAATAAGAACCCCAAATCATATTGCTTTGGTGTATCAGGAGATTAAACTTTCCTATAAAGAAGTAAACGAAAGATCTAATCGGCTTGCTAATTATCTAATTGGAAGATACAATATCCAGCCCGATGAAATTATTCCTTTATGTTTGGAACGCTCTGAAATATGCTGA
- a CDS encoding 4'-phosphopantetheinyl transferase family protein has protein sequence MIILYTFINEDRHPYILDRYLNSFPKDFQQDILKYRRWQDAQLSLLGRVLLQQGLKSYYDIDDIYIERSPDNKPYLKNQPLHFNISHSKELVVCVIEEFPIGIDVEFINDKINYLDFQFQMTEHEFDRIDRSEDQIRDFFSYWTQKESVMKAHGGGMMIPLDSFEIVNDECEIGSKKFFIKDIFIDENYQSCIASEYETLKNVVPHFLYFEI, from the coding sequence ATGATTATTCTATATACATTTATCAATGAAGATAGGCATCCATATATTTTAGATCGGTACTTAAACTCTTTTCCGAAAGATTTTCAACAAGATATTCTGAAATACAGAAGATGGCAGGATGCTCAGCTTTCTCTTTTGGGAAGAGTGCTTTTACAACAGGGACTGAAATCCTATTATGATATTGATGATATTTACATTGAACGTTCACCAGATAATAAACCTTATTTAAAAAATCAGCCTCTTCATTTCAATATTTCTCATTCCAAAGAACTTGTTGTTTGTGTGATTGAAGAATTTCCTATAGGAATTGATGTTGAATTTATAAATGATAAAATCAATTATCTGGACTTTCAATTTCAGATGACAGAACATGAATTTGATAGAATTGATCGATCTGAGGATCAAATTAGGGATTTTTTTTCATACTGGACACAAAAGGAATCGGTGATGAAAGCCCATGGAGGAGGAATGATGATTCCTTTAGATTCTTTTGAAATTGTAAATGATGAATGTGAAATTGGTAGTAAAAAATTCTTTATAAAAGATATTTTTATTGATGAAAATTATCAGAGTTGCATAGCTTCGGAGTATGAAACTCTTAAGAATGTGGTACCACATTTTTTGTATTTTGAAATTTGA
- a CDS encoding amino acid adenylation domain-containing protein yields MLIAILGVLKSGAAYVPIDPSYPSDRISHILKDTYARIIIGQESTAKKLKDHEMEFISLDEVQCKAQLEISDSNNPITQAKAQNLAYVIYTSGTTGLPKGVMVEHRGVANLVTQFAEKLELNSIGDSWKNGLWYANYVFDAHIAELFPFITHGHSIYLLDKEKQTDIVGLQQYISENDIHIATIPPVLLTKDYILPLKKLIVAGDVTNPQLMTLYQSEGIDIINAYGPTEGTVCASLHYYKEDHNPLNIGGPIGNMTCYVLDEHFRAVPIGGIGELYIGGAGIARGYLNKPELTEERFIINPFQTKDQKSKSQNRRLYKTGDLVRWLSNGELEYIGRNDFQVKIRGYRIELGEIENTLLHYSGIRQTAVLAKENKSGLKYLAAYYVSDSEMDSRKLSEYLSAVLPDYMVPAAFIHLTSLPLTINGKLDKKKLPEPGFTANKNYIAPETELQSKLCQIYGDVLGLSPENISIEDDFFRLGGDSIISIQLVGRIRQQFDIRLSVKEVFTARTVSALSLLIEDKKGSEAGHILSEQGVLEGKVSLLPIQEWFFSQKEQGYLLNFNHWNQAFLIHVPELDKELLESAVQQLLIRHDAFRLHYPKVDEVYSQMYGIPDIATLNPSIRYLNASGLSSEDLTKTFTDWQSGFDIEKGPLYEIGYINGYKDGSARLYFALHHLIIDAVSWRIITEDLKNIYQSLEKGQETSSYHTKGSSYRQWVEAVRSYQTSDTESRAQELLYWNATADIISENNETLSRLTGTGYHHGHLILSKEMTGLLIRNTHHAYHTEINDLLISALSLTLYDLTGEENHSVLLESHGREEIFDNLDITETVGWFTTMYPLLLKKGKDLFDTVVLTKESLRRIPNKGIGYGSLIGYTEKALPKVSFNYLGQLDQEDTSDDKSWFITAEDSGSGIGTGNQDSQYISINGAVVDGQLRFEVSGCLSEDQINLVSSQFKNHLESIITCLSEEDKSYLTPSDVNCIIDREQLLSIQEKGEIEGVYLANSLQEGLFIML; encoded by the coding sequence ATGCTGATTGCGATATTGGGAGTTCTAAAATCAGGAGCAGCTTATGTGCCGATTGACCCATCATATCCTTCAGACAGAATTAGCCATATTCTGAAGGATACCTACGCTAGAATAATCATTGGACAAGAATCTACAGCTAAGAAATTAAAGGATCATGAGATGGAATTTATTTCTTTAGATGAGGTTCAATGTAAAGCGCAACTGGAAATATCAGATTCAAATAACCCCATAACCCAAGCAAAGGCTCAAAATTTAGCTTATGTCATCTATACCAGTGGAACAACAGGACTTCCGAAAGGAGTAATGGTAGAACATAGGGGAGTTGCAAACCTTGTGACTCAGTTTGCTGAAAAATTAGAGCTAAACTCTATAGGAGACTCTTGGAAAAACGGTCTGTGGTATGCGAATTATGTCTTTGATGCCCATATTGCAGAGCTTTTCCCATTCATTACACATGGCCATAGTATTTATTTGCTGGATAAAGAAAAGCAAACTGATATTGTAGGATTACAGCAATACATCAGTGAAAATGATATCCATATTGCAACAATCCCTCCCGTACTGCTTACCAAAGATTACATCTTACCCTTGAAAAAACTTATCGTAGCAGGGGATGTCACCAATCCGCAGCTGATGACTCTTTATCAGTCAGAAGGAATAGATATTATTAATGCTTATGGCCCTACAGAAGGTACAGTATGTGCCAGTCTTCATTACTATAAAGAAGATCACAATCCACTGAACATAGGTGGGCCTATTGGAAATATGACCTGTTATGTATTAGATGAACATTTTCGTGCAGTACCCATAGGTGGGATAGGTGAACTCTATATTGGGGGAGCAGGCATTGCCAGAGGCTATTTAAATAAGCCTGAGCTTACAGAAGAGCGGTTCATTATAAATCCATTTCAGACTAAAGATCAAAAATCCAAGAGTCAAAATAGACGTTTATACAAAACTGGAGATTTAGTACGCTGGTTATCCAATGGTGAATTAGAATATATTGGACGAAATGACTTCCAGGTAAAGATCCGTGGCTACAGAATTGAACTGGGCGAAATTGAAAATACATTACTTCATTATTCGGGAATCCGTCAGACTGCTGTTTTAGCCAAAGAAAATAAATCAGGATTAAAATACCTTGCCGCTTACTATGTTTCAGATTCTGAGATGGATTCTCGTAAGCTTTCGGAATATCTATCAGCAGTTTTACCAGACTATATGGTACCCGCTGCTTTTATTCATTTAACAAGCTTGCCATTAACGATCAATGGTAAATTAGATAAGAAAAAGCTTCCTGAACCTGGCTTTACAGCAAACAAAAATTATATTGCTCCTGAAACGGAGCTTCAGTCCAAATTATGTCAAATTTATGGCGATGTTTTAGGGTTATCTCCAGAAAATATCAGTATTGAAGACGACTTCTTCAGATTAGGAGGAGACAGTATTATCAGTATTCAGCTAGTAGGAAGAATCAGACAACAATTTGATATAAGGTTAAGCGTTAAAGAAGTTTTTACCGCAAGAACGGTTTCTGCCTTGTCTCTATTAATTGAAGATAAAAAAGGATCAGAAGCCGGCCATATTCTTTCAGAACAAGGAGTATTAGAAGGAAAAGTATCATTGCTTCCTATTCAGGAATGGTTCTTCAGCCAGAAAGAGCAGGGATATTTATTGAACTTCAATCATTGGAATCAGGCTTTTTTGATCCATGTTCCTGAGCTTGATAAAGAGTTGTTAGAATCCGCTGTACAACAATTACTAATAAGACACGATGCATTCAGATTACATTACCCAAAAGTAGATGAGGTTTATAGCCAAATGTATGGCATTCCGGATATTGCAACATTAAATCCTTCGATTCGTTACTTGAATGCTTCAGGATTAAGCTCTGAAGACTTGACGAAAACCTTTACCGATTGGCAGTCTGGGTTTGATATCGAGAAAGGGCCTTTGTATGAGATTGGCTATATCAATGGGTATAAAGATGGCAGTGCAAGGCTCTATTTTGCTCTTCATCATTTGATTATTGATGCCGTAAGCTGGAGGATTATTACCGAAGATCTAAAAAATATTTATCAGTCACTTGAGAAAGGACAAGAAACGAGTAGTTACCATACAAAAGGCAGTAGTTACCGTCAATGGGTTGAAGCTGTAAGAAGCTATCAGACATCAGATACTGAATCCAGAGCGCAAGAATTACTATATTGGAACGCTACTGCAGATATTATATCAGAAAACAATGAGACCTTGAGTCGTTTAACTGGAACAGGATATCATCATGGGCATCTTATTTTAAGCAAAGAAATGACTGGTTTGCTGATTAGAAATACCCATCATGCATACCATACCGAGATCAATGATCTTCTTATCTCTGCTTTATCTCTTACTCTTTATGATCTGACTGGAGAGGAAAATCATTCCGTCTTGCTAGAGAGCCATGGGCGTGAAGAGATCTTTGATAACCTTGATATTACAGAAACCGTTGGCTGGTTTACTACCATGTATCCATTATTGTTGAAGAAAGGGAAAGATCTGTTTGATACTGTTGTCCTGACGAAAGAATCTTTACGAAGAATTCCTAACAAAGGAATTGGGTATGGAAGCCTGATTGGTTATACTGAAAAAGCTCTTCCGAAAGTCAGCTTCAATTATCTGGGGCAATTAGATCAGGAAGATACTTCAGATGATAAGAGTTGGTTTATCACTGCTGAAGACAGTGGATCAGGTATAGGAACAGGAAATCAAGACAGTCAGTATATCAGCATCAATGGTGCTGTAGTGGACGGGCAGTTGCGTTTTGAAGTATCTGGCTGTCTTTCAGAAGATCAGATTAATTTAGTCTCTTCTCAATTTAAAAACCATCTTGAATCTATAATAACCTGTCTTTCAGAAGAAGATAAAAGTTATCTTACACCGTCTGATGTAAATTGTATTATAGATCGGGAACAGCTTTTGAGTATTCAGGAGAAAGGAGAAATAGAAGGGGTGTATCTCGCAAACAGTCTACAGGAAGGTTTGTTTATCATGCTTTGA
- a CDS encoding condensation domain-containing protein → MAIKLISKIKQRLDIRVEVATIFSHKTIASLSYVLKNENHFEDQPVLSPVRVNFPEEQRLSFAQERLWFIETYEGGSSAYNIPMTAILDEKTDILILQKAFEQVIKHHEVLRSVIKTTEDGVGYQVVTDLVPEWKITEVNDREYLDEIIKRFANKIFRLEIEIPIEINILRFENKHYLSVVIHHIAFDGWSTDIFLKEIQGIYKALIENQSVPELFDKEVQYKDYALWQRDYLSGQRLDRQVDYWKNQLDDFQNLELPTDFRRPSKISYEGENIYFSLNGEQSDKLRLLSKNLGVSLYSVMLGGYYLMLSAYSGQDDIVVGSPIANRHHADLEEIIGFFVNTLALREKLDPKQNLKNFLLQVSKSVTEAQSHQDLPFEKLVEELGVEKDTSRHPVFQVMFGLQNFGGDSSYQNSQDKLFYPLTEK, encoded by the coding sequence ATGGCGATCAAGCTTATCAGTAAGATTAAGCAGAGACTAGATATAAGGGTGGAAGTGGCTACAATTTTCAGTCATAAAACAATTGCTTCTTTATCTTATGTTTTAAAGAATGAAAATCATTTTGAGGATCAGCCTGTTCTTAGCCCAGTACGTGTAAATTTCCCTGAAGAACAAAGATTATCGTTTGCTCAGGAAAGACTTTGGTTTATTGAAACCTATGAAGGCGGAAGCAGCGCTTATAATATTCCAATGACAGCAATTCTGGATGAAAAAACAGATATTTTAATTCTCCAGAAGGCTTTCGAACAAGTCATTAAACATCATGAAGTCCTTCGTTCTGTAATTAAAACTACTGAAGACGGGGTTGGTTATCAAGTTGTTACTGACCTTGTGCCTGAATGGAAAATTACAGAGGTAAATGATAGAGAATATTTAGATGAAATAATAAAAAGATTTGCCAATAAAATCTTCCGACTCGAGATTGAAATTCCAATTGAAATTAACATCCTTAGATTCGAAAACAAGCATTATTTATCAGTAGTAATTCACCATATCGCTTTTGACGGATGGTCTACTGACATATTCCTCAAAGAAATTCAAGGAATCTATAAAGCTCTTATCGAGAATCAAAGTGTACCTGAACTTTTTGATAAGGAGGTTCAGTACAAAGATTATGCCCTGTGGCAACGTGATTATCTTTCGGGACAACGTCTTGATAGACAGGTTGATTATTGGAAGAATCAGCTTGACGATTTCCAAAATCTGGAGCTTCCAACAGACTTTAGAAGACCTTCTAAAATTTCTTACGAAGGAGAAAATATATATTTCAGCTTAAATGGAGAGCAAAGTGATAAATTAAGACTTTTATCTAAAAATCTTGGAGTAAGCTTGTATTCTGTAATGTTGGGCGGGTATTATTTGATGCTTTCCGCTTATTCCGGTCAGGATGATATTGTAGTAGGAAGCCCCATTGCAAACCGTCATCATGCAGACCTTGAAGAGATCATCGGGTTCTTTGTGAACACATTGGCTTTAAGGGAAAAGCTGGATCCTAAACAAAATCTTAAAAACTTCCTTCTGCAAGTTTCAAAATCAGTTACAGAAGCACAGTCTCATCAGGATCTTCCCTTCGAGAAGTTGGTAGAAGAACTAGGAGTAGAGAAGGATACCTCAAGACACCCTGTTTTCCAGGTGATGTTTGGACTTCAGAACTTTGGTGGTGATTCTTCTTATCAGAATAGCCAGGATAAACTGTTTTACCCTTTGACGGAGAAATAG
- a CDS encoding condensation domain-containing protein yields MYYRSGTAFEYSGERRNRRGVSRKQSTGRFVYHALNQGDKDDAYRVQLIWDYHSGIDIDHLKHSWKLIQKSYPTLRVRFDWNGEIVQVIDKEGELDWRYYDISNLDNESQEIFIQELTHKDRFEVYDLSKGSLFRVYLFKRGEKYYSCLFSNHHAILDGWSMPVILNSVHNAYMSLANDDIPVVSVDHAYALTQQYLQSYKAGSTSFWNNYMNLLEDHEDLSSLVKEEKRHIDLANHRHILNHQHITMLIEGERYRSLKEFTKEQGFTVNAVLQYLWHKQLSIYSGLKTSVVGTTVSGRSLPVDGIETSAGLYINTLPLIVNHREGKVTDHIMEVQDRISDLNTHSDVNLAELNHDGRRIFSSLFVYENYPIPKGGERNELGFEFRDSVEKLDYPLGVVAYEREGKVSLILNYDGHLFEKEMMAQLILGMETILSQILNSPDIISEAISYLTEDTLQKITEDWNDTWYEFPSDKTIHELFEKQVVKTPDHVALIYQDTKLLYSELNERSNRLAHYLINTYNLQPDELVPLCLERSENMIIAILAVWKAGAAYVPMDPSYPADRIKHILTDTGARVVLAQESTADQVQIIENGNVVSLDSTIFKNAFEEMSPVNPGANINSHNLAYVIYTSGTTGLPKGVMVEHKNVVNLISDLYSRYGLDDKDVILQFANYVFDPSVEQILLAILNGNSLLLTEDKSYLNEETFLKTLNDHNVSYINLTPSVLQNIDITQVKTMRKLASGGEALTIDLYNKLKGEHFNFLTAMGLLKLLLPLLLIIIEELTV; encoded by the coding sequence TTGTATTATAGATCGGGAACAGCTTTTGAGTATTCAGGAGAAAGGAGAAATAGAAGGGGTGTATCTCGCAAACAGTCTACAGGAAGGTTTGTTTATCATGCTTTGAATCAGGGTGATAAGGATGATGCCTACAGAGTGCAGTTGATCTGGGATTACCATTCCGGCATAGATATAGACCATTTAAAACATTCCTGGAAGCTTATTCAAAAGTCTTATCCAACGCTGAGGGTTAGATTTGACTGGAATGGAGAAATTGTTCAGGTGATCGATAAAGAAGGAGAGCTGGATTGGCGTTATTACGACATTAGTAATTTAGATAACGAATCTCAGGAAATATTCATACAGGAACTTACTCATAAAGATCGCTTTGAGGTTTATGACCTCTCAAAAGGAAGTTTATTCAGGGTATATCTTTTCAAAAGAGGCGAAAAGTATTATAGCTGTTTGTTCAGCAATCACCATGCTATTTTAGATGGCTGGAGTATGCCTGTTATCCTGAATAGTGTACACAATGCCTATATGAGTTTGGCTAATGATGATATTCCCGTTGTATCTGTTGATCATGCTTATGCATTAACCCAGCAATATCTTCAGTCCTATAAAGCGGGAAGTACTTCATTCTGGAATAATTATATGAACTTACTGGAAGATCATGAAGATCTCAGTAGCCTGGTAAAAGAAGAAAAACGTCATATTGACTTAGCAAACCATCGTCATATACTGAATCATCAGCATATCACAATGCTGATAGAGGGAGAAAGGTATCGTAGTTTGAAAGAATTTACTAAAGAACAGGGGTTTACCGTAAATGCAGTGCTTCAATACCTGTGGCATAAACAATTGAGCATATATAGTGGATTGAAAACCAGTGTTGTAGGAACAACGGTATCGGGAAGAAGCTTGCCGGTAGATGGAATTGAAACCTCAGCCGGTTTATATATCAATACTTTGCCATTGATTGTGAACCATAGAGAAGGAAAGGTTACAGATCATATTATGGAGGTTCAGGATAGGATTAGCGACCTCAATACACATAGTGATGTTAATCTCGCGGAGCTTAACCATGATGGACGTAGGATTTTTAGCAGTTTATTTGTGTATGAGAATTATCCAATTCCTAAAGGAGGTGAGAGAAATGAATTAGGATTTGAATTTAGGGACTCAGTAGAGAAGCTTGATTATCCATTGGGTGTTGTGGCCTATGAACGCGAAGGTAAGGTATCATTAATCCTCAATTATGATGGTCATTTATTTGAAAAGGAAATGATGGCACAACTGATTCTGGGGATGGAGACCATTCTTTCTCAGATTTTAAACTCTCCCGATATCATTTCAGAGGCTATTTCTTATCTTACAGAAGATACATTACAAAAAATAACAGAAGATTGGAATGATACATGGTACGAATTTCCGTCTGACAAAACTATCCATGAGCTTTTTGAAAAACAGGTTGTAAAAACTCCGGATCATGTTGCACTAATATATCAAGATACTAAGCTTTTATATAGTGAGTTGAATGAGCGTTCCAACCGCTTAGCTCATTATCTTATCAATACATACAATCTTCAGCCGGATGAATTAGTCCCATTATGTCTTGAGCGTTCGGAAAATATGATCATTGCTATTTTGGCGGTATGGAAGGCAGGAGCAGCTTATGTTCCTATGGATCCTTCATATCCTGCTGATAGAATAAAACATATTTTGACAGATACAGGAGCCAGAGTAGTACTTGCTCAGGAAAGTACAGCAGATCAGGTACAAATAATAGAAAATGGAAACGTTGTATCTCTTGACAGTACAATATTTAAGAATGCTTTTGAAGAGATGTCACCAGTAAATCCGGGAGCCAATATAAATTCTCACAATCTTGCATATGTGATTTATACAAGTGGAACTACAGGGCTTCCTAAAGGAGTCATGGTAGAGCATAAAAATGTAGTAAATCTCATCTCTGATTTATATTCACGGTATGGACTGGATGATAAAGATGTTATTCTTCAATTTGCTAACTATGTATTTGACCCGTCTGTAGAGCAAATATTACTGGCTATTTTAAATGGAAACAGCTTGCTTCTTACTGAAGATAAAAGTTATTTAAACGAAGAAACGTTCCTAAAAACCCTCAATGATCATAATGTTTCTTATATAAATCTTACCCCTTCTGTGCTGCAGAATATTGATATTACACAGGTTAAAACAATGCGTAAACTAGCCTCAGGAGGAGAAGCATTAACTATTGATCTGTATAATAAATTGAAGGGAGAGCATTTCAATTTCTTAACTGCTATGGGCCTACTGAAGTTACTGTTACCTCTATTGTTAATAATAATAGAAGAGCTAACAGTATAG
- a CDS encoding condensation domain-containing protein, whose amino-acid sequence MKLTPYQSTFYNEWILNPFRSDYNIIFDQSMSGYVDIQRLNSSLVRFINNNLLLNSNVVSESENLVWKHRPLLSEDSQVLTFITEEPSSDEILQFALQPFDLEKEQLARFYAIKLNNGGYRIIHIFSHILVDGLSANSIYAELSIFYNDLNYVNPISLSEQEKQYEKLRNQLEDILVKGKTEMSDFWKSSLKEVENIGFKFLQTSDSLLLDSQKRTEDLINPVSELRFNFSEAVFLKVRQLISKYKLTPYTYGQLVFAIVLHRISRVNNLVINYPVGITEGQDFIFGAHINTILKEYRFEAKSSLQDLIHQNIEYTNQLKN is encoded by the coding sequence ATGAAGCTAACACCTTATCAATCGACATTTTATAATGAATGGATATTAAACCCATTCAGAAGTGACTATAATATTATTTTTGATCAGTCTATGTCAGGATATGTAGATATCCAAAGACTGAACTCAAGTTTAGTCAGGTTCATAAACAATAATCTACTACTCAATAGTAATGTTGTAAGTGAATCAGAAAATTTGGTTTGGAAGCACAGACCTTTGCTATCTGAAGATTCACAAGTATTAACATTTATTACTGAAGAGCCTAGTTCTGATGAAATTTTACAGTTTGCCTTACAGCCTTTTGATCTTGAAAAAGAGCAGTTAGCAAGATTTTATGCCATTAAACTGAATAATGGAGGCTATAGAATTATACATATATTCTCCCATATTCTTGTTGATGGATTAAGTGCAAATAGTATTTATGCAGAGCTGAGTATTTTTTATAATGATCTTAATTATGTAAATCCTATTAGCCTTTCAGAGCAGGAAAAACAATATGAAAAACTGAGAAATCAGCTTGAAGATATCCTGGTAAAAGGAAAAACAGAAATGTCTGATTTCTGGAAATCCAGCTTGAAGGAAGTTGAGAATATTGGTTTTAAATTTTTACAAACTTCAGATTCACTTCTTCTTGACTCCCAGAAAAGAACAGAAGATCTGATTAACCCGGTAAGCGAATTACGATTTAATTTTTCTGAAGCTGTATTTCTTAAGGTAAGACAACTGATTTCAAAATATAAACTGACACCATACACCTATGGACAATTGGTTTTTGCAATTGTACTTCACCGAATTTCAAGAGTTAATAACCTGGTAATTAATTATCCTGTTGGGATTACTGAAGGTCAGGACTTTATATTTGGAGCTCATATTAATACAATTTTAAAGGAATATAGATTTGAAGCGAAATCTTCACTTCAGGATCTTATCCATCAAAATATAGAATACACCAATCAATTAAAGAACTAA